In Acidobacteriota bacterium, a genomic segment contains:
- a CDS encoding restriction endonuclease subunit S: protein MSAKAGWTRVAFGDVVRKVSDRVDPEDSGLERYVAGEHMDTDDLRIRRWGTIGDGYLGPAFHMRFKPGHVLYGSRRTYLRKVAVADFEGITANTTFVLESKDPRALLPELLPFVMQTEAFHEHAIKQSKGSVNPYINFSDLTWFEFPLPPIDEQRRIASALSAIESTDEAYRHLASTGERAMEALIAQELSAWQSMARSTQLQEHAQVQYGLTLGPSRRGAAETIPYLRVANVLRGRIDLSEVKCAGRLPGDDSYRLHPGDLLVVEGHANVDEIGRAAVWRSNDGDVFHQNHLIRIRCSDTLDSEYLALAINSGPGRGYFRAQAKNTSGLNTINSTVVKQFPLSVPPIAMQRAIVDTAMLVGSGVDEARGRRAGVHTLKRSLLEQVGRA from the coding sequence ATGTCGGCTAAGGCCGGTTGGACCCGCGTGGCCTTCGGCGACGTCGTGAGGAAGGTCAGCGACCGCGTCGATCCAGAGGACTCCGGTCTCGAACGGTACGTTGCCGGCGAGCACATGGACACCGACGACCTCCGGATCCGGCGCTGGGGCACGATCGGGGACGGCTACCTCGGGCCAGCGTTTCACATGCGGTTCAAGCCAGGCCACGTGCTTTACGGCTCGCGCCGGACCTATCTGCGCAAGGTCGCAGTCGCGGACTTCGAGGGAATCACGGCCAACACCACGTTCGTCCTCGAATCCAAAGACCCGCGCGCGCTCCTACCGGAACTGCTACCGTTCGTTATGCAGACGGAAGCGTTCCACGAGCACGCGATCAAGCAGTCGAAGGGCTCGGTCAATCCGTACATCAACTTCTCCGACCTGACGTGGTTCGAGTTCCCGCTGCCGCCCATCGACGAGCAGCGGCGAATCGCCTCCGCACTGAGTGCCATCGAGTCCACCGACGAAGCGTATCGGCATCTTGCCAGTACTGGCGAAAGGGCCATGGAAGCCTTGATCGCGCAGGAACTGTCAGCATGGCAGTCCATGGCGCGCTCGACGCAGCTTCAAGAACACGCCCAGGTCCAATATGGCCTGACTCTCGGCCCCTCCCGAAGAGGGGCCGCCGAAACCATTCCCTACCTGCGCGTCGCGAATGTGCTCCGTGGCCGGATTGATCTCTCTGAGGTCAAGTGCGCGGGGAGACTGCCAGGAGATGACAGCTATCGACTTCACCCAGGCGATCTGCTGGTAGTCGAAGGACACGCTAACGTCGATGAGATCGGTCGAGCCGCCGTGTGGAGGTCTAACGATGGGGACGTGTTCCATCAGAATCACCTCATCCGAATCCGGTGCTCCGATACGCTCGATTCGGAATACCTAGCCCTCGCCATCAACTCAGGACCGGGACGAGGCTATTTCCGCGCTCAGGCAAAGAACACCAGTGGCCTCAACACGATCAACTCGACGGTCGTGAAGCAGTTCCCGCTGTCAGTTCCGCCGATTGCGATGCAAAGGG